The window TATCATCCTCATCACTATATAAAGGAGTGCCAGGCATAGGCATATAGTAATTAACGGCCACAAAGGTAGAATTTATCTCTTTTAAGAGATTGCCTGTCATTTCCATATCATCCATGGTCTCACCAGGAAGTCCAATAATCATGTAGGAATAAGAGTAAATGCCCGCATCATTAATCGCCTTCACTCCCCTCTTTATCTGATCAACATTAATACCCTTGTTTACCATCTTTAAGATCTTCGGCGAGCCGGATTCAATACCAAGTGCCAGTTGAAAAAAACCAGCTTTCTTCATTAATCCAAGAATTTTTGGATTATCTACCTTATCCACTCTTGTTTGAGCATAAATTTTCAGCTTGATTTTCTCCTTCAGTATCTCCTTACAGAACTCTATGATTCTTTCGTTTTTGTAATAAAAGAGATCGTCAAGAAAAACCAACCCCTTGATTTTGTAGTTTTTTACCTGCCACTTTATCTCTCCGATAATGTCATCGATTGTCCTTTCCCTAAACACATTCCTTACGTTTTCTGTGCAAAATTTGCATCCAAAGGGGCAGCCTCTGTTAGCCATCATAAATCCAGTCTTGAGAAAGTGCCCGGGAATGCCACCAAGTCTGATATTTGTATAGTGTGCGTATTCAACAAGATCAAAAGCTGGATACAAGAGGGTATCAAGGTTTTTTGGATCACGATACTTAGTAGTAACAAGATCTTTTCCATTCTGATACGCAATTCCGTTAACGTCTTCAAGACCACGTTGTAAATTATATGCATTTAATAATTCAACGATTGTTTCCTCCCCTTCACCGATTACGACCGCGTCTGCACCATAAGCTAGATATTTTTCCGGTACATAAGATGGGTCTTTTCCTCCACATACTACTATTTTCTCTTTTGTTGTTGCTTTGATCTGCTGTATTATCTCACCGGTAACGCTTCTATTCCAACTGATTACTCCAAAACCGATAAAATCAGGGTCATATTTGTACAATTCAATCCACAACTTTTTATTCTTCTTTTTGTTGTAGTTTTCATCAATAAATTCTATTACTTTAACCTCATATCCAGCATCCGCTAAATAACTAGCAACATATAATAACCCCAAAGGTGGTCTCCATCCCTTTCTTGGGTTTATGAGCAATACCTTTCTTTTTGCTGGAAGAGTTCTCATTATCATACTATACTCATCTTATAATGGTTTTCGGATAAAATCAGATAAAGAACGGATCGGGTAAAGCCCTCGGCGTTTTCTGTCCGGGGATAACAGCAGCCAGGCTTTGGTTCCTTGAAAAAACGTAAACCAAATAGGTTTTAGTATCTTTGCCTGACAACCATTACTAAGAGTTATTATCCGTTTTTTTTAAAATTTTTGCATATGAAACTGTATTGCATCTTTTATTACTGCCATAGGCGACATTTGGTGTGTCTTATGTGCAAGATATCTTAAATAAAATCCTTCAAGAAAAATCAATGGATGAAACAGAATATACTTTAATAAGAATAAAATAAAGCCTGGATACGAAAATAGGTTCTTATTTCTATCCACAACCGACAGGGACTCAAACTCATCTCCTACCATCTTAAGAGCATCTAAAGGAATAGTGGTAGAAAATTCAGGATAATCTGTCGTATACGTAAACCCTTTAAAACCTTTTCTATCTACTAAAAACTTTGCACTACTTATTTCAAACTCAAAAGAAGGTGTACCGGGCATTGGCATATAATAGTTAACGGCAACGTTAGTAGCCTTGATCTTTGTAAGCAATGCTCTCGTCATTTTCCTGTCTTCATCGGTTTCTTCCGGATGGCCTACTATGATGAAGGCGAACGTGTTAATACCGGCTTCATTATAAATCTCAAAGGCATTTTCTATCTGTTCAACAGTAATACCTTTCTTCATAGAATCCAGGATTTTTTGTGACCCTGACTCAACACCAACAGCTAAAAGCAGAACACCGGCATTTTTCATCAGTTCCACTGTCTCTTTTTTTACTTTGTCAACCCTTGCGTGGCAAAAAAACTTTGTTTTTACGTTTCTTTCAATTATCTTCTTACAAAATTCAACAGTGCGACTTTCTCTAAAATAAAAAAGATCATCAAGTACCACAAAACCCTCGATATTGAATTTATTTATCTGCCATTCTATTTCATCTATCAAATCATCAACACTTCTTTCCCTGTATGAGCTACGGATGTTTGTTGTACAGAATTCGCATCTATAGGGACATCCACGACTTCCGAAAATAAACCCTGCCCGCAGATAATGGCCGGGTATGCTCTGTAAACGAAAATCTACATATTTTTCATAATCGACAAGCTCAAATGCTGGACGAAGAATATAGTCCATCGGCAGAAATGATCTCTGTGGGGTAGATGTAATCTTACGGTCTCTTAAATATGCAATACCTTTAACCGCATCTAATGATTCTTGAAAATTTAAGGCATCCAGCAACTCAACAATAGTAATCTCAGACTCTCCGATAGTACAGAAATCTGCACCACTAAAGAGCAGATCGTTCGGGTTAGAAGTTGCATGTTTACCGCCACAGATAATGATTTTTCGAGGCATCTCTTCCCGAACCTTGGATATTAATCTTTGAGTAATCCTGAATGTTGAACTGATAACTCCAAATCCGACAAAATCAGGATCATAGTTCTTGAGGTCTCTCCAGATTCCTCTATTATATCTGACATTGGGTGGATAGAGTTCATCCAGGAATTCGAAAATTCTCACTTCGTATTGATTATCCAGTAAATATGCCCCGATATATAAGAGTCCCAGTGCCGGACGGCCTCCCTTTCTCGGCTGAATCAAGGCAATCCTGTTTCCCACTCTTTTGTCAGCCCTGTTGCGGGATCTATCAAGAACAGTATGACTTTCTTCCATGATAATCCTGTCGTTGTCTCTGAGTGTAGACGCCACTTTTTTTTCACTATGAGAAACTGTATTATCTACAATACACCGCACGCTCATGAAATTGAAACCTCCTCTACTGAATGATTATTTAACGCCAAAAAACTCTTTCACTTTACCGGCAATATACAACATATCTTTCTTCCCGAGGCTTATGTGTGTAGGGAGAAATATAAGTTTATTGTGCAGTTTCTGAGCATTCGGGTATTTTCCTTTTGCATATGGCTTAAACCTTTCAAGGGTTGTTGTATCAATCGCTGTCTCATCCTGCGCATCAATTTTGTGAATAGTCAGGAAGCGCTGAAGTTCTTTACTCCTCTCAGTCCAGATGGCATAATGTACAGAAACATTCTCTCTGTCCGTGAAATCCCGTGGAATGTGTAATCCTGGAATATTTGACAATTGATCACTCAGGATTTCTGCATTTTCCATCCGTTTTCTGTTTGTACTGTCTATCCTTTTCAGCTGACTGAGCCCCAGCCTTGCCTGGACATTATTCATGTCGACCTTGAAACTATCGGGTACACTATCGTATGACGGCATTTTCACCCTGAATCTTCCGGCATACTCCTCCTTCCCCTTTACCTGAAATTGATACACTAAGGGATAGAGAGAAAACCGGTAAAGATAGGGGAGGTTAAGATACTTAAGCAAACTTCCCTTGATTGTTTGTATACAGAGCTCTTTTGTCGATATATGCGAAAAATCACTTTTCAGATCTCTGAGTTTGCTGATAAATCCATCATCATCTGAAGTTACCATAGCTCCGCCAAACCCATAAAAGCTCTTACCATAACCAAAACTGAATGAACCGATATCAAACGAACCGATTCGTTTACCTTTATAGGTTGCCCCGCACGATCTGGCACAATCCTCCACAACACGGAGATTGTGTTTTTTGGCAATTTTCATTATTGGATCCATATCTGCGGGAAGCCCATTCAGGTGAGTAGGATAAATCACTTTAGTTCTCGCTGTAATAGCCTTCGTTATTTTACGATGATCAATACTCTGTGTATCAAACTGAACATCAACAAAGACAGGTTTCAAACCTGCCATGACGACCATTGCGGCATCTACCCAGAAGGTAAATGCGGGGAGAATTACCTCGTCTCCCTCTTCAAGCCCAAGAGCCTTGAGCGCATAGTACGTCCCGGTACGGCTGTACGGAAAGGCAACGGCATTTTTTGTACCAATATATCTGGCATACGCCTTTTCCAATTCTGCGACTTTATCATTGCACGTTGCTTTTTTGGTATTCACTATCTGCAACAGGGATGAAATGACTTCAATTGTCTTCAAATCAACCGAAGTCCTGGACATTGCCTTTAACATTATGTACCTCCTTTAATTGATATTGATTAATACTTCTTAAGGGGTCGGGAAAAGCAACTTTACATTCTTGCATCTCATTTTAAGGTTACCTTTGCCTGATCATTATTCACAGAATCCTCAACTATTTGCTGTACACGCCAGCAGTCGCATTTAGAGCATGTTTTGACCTTTTGATGGTTTCTTCTAAAATTATTAATTCTGTCTCCATGCCAGATATCATTTATATCTTCTTCCAAGACATTTCCAAATTTAGAATTTGGCAAGACACAGCAGGGAAGCATATCTCCATCATGATTGATTAATGGATAATCCAGTAATCTTGTACAACATGAATCCATTCTGAGGAAATACTTAAAATGTTTATACAAAAAGCCCATGAATCCGGTAAAAAACTGATCCTGCAAACAATCTATTCTTACGTTATACTTTTTTCTCAGTCGGGAAAATTCTCTAAATACCTCCTTCTCTTTTTCTCTACCAGGCCGTTCAAGGCCATTATCAAAATACATATGCATGCGTAATACATTTATTCTGTGAATATTATTGTTTGCCCCCCACTCGATAACATCGTACACATCTTGCTCCCTATCTTTGAACAAGACAGTTTGAAAAGATATCTTTGGAGTATCTACTTCCATTTCTTCTTTCAGCGCACAAAACATCTTTATATTTTTTAAAACTTCTTTATCGCGATGTGCAATTTCATCAGTACTGTTTCCGTTAATACTTTCAAGAGAGAACGAAATAGTATCTAAACCTGACAAAATTATTTCTCTTATCTTTTTGTCACTATTTAACAACAATCCGTTTGACGTTATCTTGACAATCATTCCTTTTGCTTTGCAATACTTGATAGAATCTAATATTCTCGGGTGAGTCAGAGGTTCTCCCAAACCGACAAGACTTATCTCCTTTACGCCTTCGAGTCTGTCAATTATTTTTTTAAACGTTTCGTACTCTATATGTGTTTTTTCAATACCAACATGATGAATGGGACACATTTTACATGTCAGATTGCAGGCATTCGTAATATCAAGTTGAACAAAATAGGGAAACCGTGCTGGTTTGTGTAAAATCCTTTTCAGTACCATTAAGGGAAAAGGTTCAGGTTTAATATTACTTTTTACCATAACTGTTTTCGTTTTTTATTCCTAGTTCAATTCAATCTGTCTTAATCGTGCAAAATCACATCCTGAACACCAGGGAGTTTTATAATAGTTTTTTCTGAAAATTTTATATTTAGCGCTCTTCCAGATCTGTTTTAAATCTTCACCACACAAATTTCCCATCCTATTGTCAACCAAGGCACAGCATGGATTCACATACCCCTCTACATTGATATACACAAAATCGTGTAGCCTGATACAGTGCCTGTCCATCCCTAATAGACGTTTAAAGTGTTTATACAAAATTCCATTTATTCCTGTGTATACCCTATCCTGAATACAGTCTATTCTTATATTATGTTGCTTCCGATACTGGTCAAACTTACGAAAGATCGCTTTCTCTTCCCGTACAGTTGGTCTCTCAACATTTGTTAATGTATTATGCTTTTCAAAACGGGCAACATTCACTCTGTCAATACCATTTAAAGCCCCCCATTCGATAATATCGAAAATGTCTCTTTCCCTACTCTTTATCATTAGTGTTTGGAGGGTTATCTTAGGAACTTTAGAGTTCAACTCTTTCTTAAGCTCAACCAATCTTTTTATGTTCTCCAAGGCAGATTGATTCGGATGCGCTATATCGTTCACCTCTTCAATACTTTCCAGAGAAAATGTTACTAAATCTAAGTCTGAAGTGATGAGATCCTTTATTTTTCTATCTGGTTTCAGGAGCATTCCATTTGAAGTTAATTGGGTTTCAAACCCTTTCTCCTTACAGTACCTTATGGCATCTAAGATTTTAGGATGTAACAATGGTTCACCATACCCACAAAGTGATACCGTATCAACACCTTCAATCTTATCGATAATTTGTTTAAATAATTCAATATCCATGTGCTTATAATCAAGTTTAATAAAATGCTTAAAACACATAGTACAATCCAGGTTACACAGGTTGGTTATCGCTATTTGTGCACTTCTTGGAAATTCTGCCGGAATATTTAATGCTGTCTTTAGTATTTTTTTTGTGATACTTTTATTCATCGTATGTATTATGGTTGTCAAGCCATGAACACTATTTAAGGTGTAGCCAGTGATGGTTTTTTGAAACGTTCAGCTTTTTTATCTATCTTCTCTATATCATGAAGTTTGCTAACGGCCAGTCTGATCGTTTCCTTCCAGTCAGTAATCGTATACCCAAGTTCCCTTTGCGCCAATTCAGAAGTATAAAATAGATTCTTAGTGACCATCATTGCCACAATTTTGCTAATGTCTGTATCTTGTTTTACAATTACAGAAAATATTTCAACCATTAAACCAAGCAAGAGCAAGAGCGTTTTAGGCAAACGAATATTAGGCGCTTTTCCTGAAGAGGCAGAAGCAATCTCACCAAGATATTGTTTATATGTTATATTACATCCGCCCAAAATATATCTCTTACCGCATAGACCCTTTTCATAACACTGTACCAATCCTCTCACGAGATCATTTACATTGGTAAGACACAGCCCTCCGGGGGGGAACACCTTCAGTTTTCCTTTTGCAATACTCATGAAGGTACGAAACTGATCGTTTTTCATACCATGGGCACCTACAGTGCTACAGGGAATTGCAACAACTGCATCCAAACCATTTCGAACCTCTTTGAGTACCTCTTTCTCTCCTCTATATTTTGAAATGGCATAGGGATCGTAATAAGCGTTAAAGGTATATGTTTCGTCTGCTATTTTATCATTATCCGGATAACCAACTGCGCTTGATGAACTGACATGAATAAGACGCAACCCACCAACTCTTCTTGCCACTTTAGCAATAGTCCTGGCCGCTCTAATATTGATAACATCTCTCATATGTTGATATCTCTTTAATGATGATCCACAGACAGCAAGGTTATAAACCACCTCACATCCTTCCATTGCATTTTCGAGGCTTGTCTCAACCGTCTCTTTATCTGATAAGTCTCCCAGTACTGATTTCCAGGACAACCCAATCAAGTTTTTTAAGTCTGAACTCTTCCTGTGATAGATAACAACCTCATTTCCTTTCTCTCTTAAATATCGAACAAGATTGCTGCCGATAAATCCTGTCCCACCTATGACTAACGCCCTATTTGTCTTCTCTGAATTTTCCATAATAAATTAAATCAATTCGTATTCCCATTGTTCAGTAGAGAAACTCCGGTCTCTGAGAACTTAAAATCCAGAAATTTTAAGTTCTCATCCGCCATCACCCCTCGGAGTTCTTCCTGTCTCTCTTCATTACAGTAAAAGACAAAATACCCTCCTCCACCTGCCCCGGTTATCTTACCTCCCAGGGCACCATGTTTAAGGGCAATATCATAGACACGATCAAGAAAGTCACTCGTAATTCCTCTGCACATTTCCTTCTTATATTTCCAGGCCACATCCAGTAATGTCCCAAACAATTCCAGATCACCCAGCTCCAGAGCTCTCTTGATGTCGTAGGCGTTATCCTTTACCCTGGCCATGGCAGTAATGATCGATGATCCATCCCTCTTTGTCGAATCATCCTGTTTCTGCAATATCGTTGTGGCTTCTCTGGTTCGACCGGTAAAAAACAGCAACAAATTCTTTTCCAGTCTTGTTTTTACGTCTGGTTCAATTGATATCGGGGTAACGGAAACCCTGTTTTCGTAAAATTCCATAAAGTTCAAGCCGCCGTACGCAGCAGCATATTCGTCCTGTTTTCCAATCGGAAGGTTCAGTATTTCTCTTTGTATGAAATACGCGTCTTCAGCAATCTGGCGTTGAGTAAGGGTTTCATTCTTCAGCCTGGAACAGAGGTGAACCATATTCACCGTTACCGCGCCTGAAGACCCGAGCCCGCTTCCGGGAGGAACTTCAGATGCGGTAAAGAGATCAAATCCGTGATAAAGTCTATAATGCTTAATCACAGCACTGGGGATATCAAAACCTTCACCGAATTTCAGACTGTAAAAATCATCCACAGAAAGAAGTGACTGAAAGTCAGAAGAGATCATCTGAATCTTTTCATCTTCACGCGGTTTATAGAAACTGTAAAAATACTTGTTGATCGTAATGCTTACGACAGCACCGCCATGTTTTTCATAAAACCCCGGCATATCAGTGCCACCGCCACCAAAGCTGATCCGGACCGGTGTTCGGGTAATAATCATTTCGTTTAACTGTTCCCTATAAATAGTATGTCCATCGTAAAGACGCCAGACACGCAAAGGTAAAACGATAGTAATAGAGAAGATTGGTTACAATGTCCAATACCCACAGATGGGATTAAAGAATTGGTAATACTCTTTTAAACTAAGCGCCATTTACAGTGAACTCTCTCATTATAATGCTGCTTTACGTAATCCTTAAATATCCTTAAACGCTCCGGAGTACCGATATCATAAAATCTTTCCTGTGTGACAAAACCGGCACACTCCTGTCCGGCTATATAGTCTGGGAAAATCTCCCGTTCAAGGGATACCTCTTTATCCGGAGGTATACTATCCAGAATATCTTTTTTCAGCGCCAGGACCCCGGCATCCACGTATTGGAGAACAGGGTTTCCTCTATTTTTATCATACCGCGTTACCATCCCTCTGTTATCAAGAGATACATTATTCGGCACTGAAGTATCTACCCTGTTGTCGTACACAACCATCAGGACTTTTTTATCTACTTCAAAGAAACGCCTTTCTATTGATGAATAATTTACAGGCAGGAAAGAATCTCCGTATATAAGGTAGAAACAATTGTCTAAATGTTTTGCTGCATTTTTTAATGCACCGCCTGTACCAAGCGGGTTTTCCTCAAAAGAATAGGTAATACTCATATCCCTGGACTGGCCGTCACCAAAGTGGCTTTGTATCTGTCCCCCCAGATAGCCGACGCAAAGCAGGATATCAGTTATCTTATACCTTTTCAGATACTGAAGCTGGTATTCAAGGTATGGTTTCCCAATAACCGGTATCATAGGCTTGGGAGTCTTCAGGGTTAATGGCCCGCATCTGGTTCCCAACCCGCCAGCCAGAATTACTGCTTGCAGTGTCATAGAATAAATATAATTTATCAGTGAGAAATATATAACGTGTGCAGCTTCAGGCAAATACTTATCACTATGAATGTGATAAGATAAGGAAAGCTAAAATCATGCCGATATGTGATTTCGCAAGAGACGAAAAAGGCACATCCCGAACTTTCTATGTATAAATGACTTACACACATTGTTTATGAAGAAATAAATCGTGGGGAATATTTCACTTTCTCTGTACGTTATGCAGTATAATTTTTCAACACAATGTGGAAAAATATTCCCTCATCCCTGAAAGAAGGATTTGTGCAAAAAGACCTATGGAAAATGATGGTATCCAAACAAGGGCTCAAAGGAAAGAAATTACAGCAAGAATAGGCAATGGGGCAACATGCGGAGTTAATTCTATTTCTTTGCAGTTTAAAGTAATGAACCAGTTGATTTATTTGACTAGATTTTGTTGGCAATTTGAACTGTTTATAGACGATGAAGAGATTTTGGTATTGAAAGGGCATACCTTTCTGATTTTGTTTAAGTAACGATTTTTACCAGAGAGCTTTGATCTGTTCTAGATTCATCATTGCGTCTTCATTCTCCGGATCCAGTTCCAAGGCTTTTTGAAAACACAATGATGCCTTTTCATTATTCCCCTGCCTGGAATAGACGAACCCCAGATTGTTCAATACCATGGGACTACCGGGTTTAAGCTTGAGAATGTTAACGAATATTCCTTCTGCCTCTTTGAACTTATCCTGGTGGCAATAAGCTTCGCCAAGTTTACCCAGCAAGTCTATTCTGTATGTTGTTGAAACCATTTGTTTTTCAATAATCCTGTTGTAAAATCTGAAGAGAAGCCTGTAATTACCTGACCGGATTAAGCACTCACCCAGTATCAGCAAGTGTTCTATTTTATAGGGGTCTTTTGCCAACAGCTGTTTTGAAATCTCCAGAGTAGAATCCCAATCTTGAGGATCAAGATTATCTAAAGCCACGTTTTCCTTTGAATTTATCTCTATTCTTTTCTGTATGGATTTATTATTGGTTTTTTCAAAAAATGACATTAATTTTGTTAATTCCTCATCTGCCCTAAACAGAGGATACCCTTTTAGGTTTTCATCCCTTGCATAACATACCCCACTCAATTTTTCGAAATCTTTAATATCTCCTCTCCCATCGGATAAGACTATTATCTCAGGAAACCCTGATTTAAAGACATTCTCTCTCTGTTTTATTATTTTAAAATTCTTAAATTTATAAATCGAATTCAAAAAATCAAGCAAAGCGGGATTTGATCTATTGTAAATTTCCAGGTAGTCTTCTGCATATAAGCAAATTCCGGGTTCAAGGCAAAATGTGTCCATTTCTGAATAAAGATATAGGTACGGACTCCAACCGCAAATGAGAATTTTATCATCAGGATTGGAGCTATTTTTTATATATTTTGCAATCTTAATTGGATTTTCATAATTTACTTTTGTAAACTCTTCACCATAAAACTTTTTGAGAAAACCGTACGGGTCTTTATGGGGAATGTAGAATTTATAATCAATGCAGACGGCATAGAAAAACAGACCGAAAACCACTAGGGTACTACACCATTGTATGATATTAAAATGAGGCAAAACATTTAAAGTAGAAACCATTTCACTCAGGCTATAACTAGCCAGAATGACAAACCATGGTACCATATAGAGCCAGTAATGAGGAAAAAATGTTCCTCGCATAAAGACCATCCAAACAGATGCAATGAGGCATGCAAACAGTCCACAATAAATGATTGAAAAGCTATTATTAATAAAAGTAATTAATGTAATAATGGTAAGAAACATTAAGGGAAACATAGATGAAGAATTTTTCAAAATAATCTTTTTTTTTGCTTTCTTGTGTATCTCTCCCCTTACGAAACCTCTTGGATAAAATTTATTATATTTCTTTGGATTGATAGCAGAGGGAAACATCATTAACCAGTTGCAGGCTAGATATTCCCAAAAAGCTCCTCTCTTCAAATAATAAATGAGCGGTATAAGATTAGAAACGAAGACACCTCCACCAAAGATAAAGAACGAAGTCAAGGTACTGTTTAGTCCCATCATTATGAGAAGATATCCGGGTAGATAGAGGACAGCTGTTTGCTTGACCAGAATTGAATAACCAAAAAAGAGACCCGATAGGGCAATGAGAAGATGGCTGTCAGTCTTGGATGACTGGAGGATTAAACAGAGACTGGCAAGTAAAGGTAGGGCTAAAATCGTTTCAAAAGGCCCCCAATTCCCGTCAATACGTGGGTTTACTATATAGAGAGCATAGAGTATTCCCGCTATCATCGCAGCTGAAAGGCCACATAAATCATAGACTATCCAGTATACAATAAATGCAGAGAGAGAGCACCATAAGCACATTAGCCTGTTGTAATATTTATTCTCTTTTCCAACAAAGAATTGCAGCACTATTAAATGTAAATAATGCCCTATTGTGTAAACAGGAATATCTTTAAAGAAGGTAATTTTTCTTTTCAACACCTGATCTACATAATATGAACTTCCTGCCTGATCCTGTCCATATGGAGTTTTAAGGAAAGGTATCCAGGTGATAATACCAAAAGCAAAGATTAAGATACTGGTATAATATTCCATAACAGACTATTAGAAAATTTAACTCATCGAGGAATTGCAGAGACAGAAGAGGCATGTGTAACGCCTCGATTAAGGGAAAAGTCTTTTCCTGCGCAGGATTTTCAGATATATCCATAAGGCCGGCGATTACCATTACAGAATGGATGTCAAATATCTTTTCCAGGCTTCCGGGTTTAAAAAGCTAAAAACATGCCAAACAAATAACCGTTACTCAAGTTGTTTCCCGGGGCAAGTGCATCTGATCCTGTTTTTTTACACGTGATTATCATTTCAACACTTTGCAGTTAAAATATACTCATTTCAAAATGATTTTCTGAATGGGTATATGCTAAAACAGGAATGGATTACCTCATAATGTGCCGCTATACTCATCTCATAATGGTTTTCGGATAAAATCCGAGACAAAATTGAGCGAGTACAAGTCCTCGGCGCTTTTTGTCCGGGGATACCTTCACCAGGATTTGGTATATCTCCTTGACAAAAAAAGATAAAGATCTCTCAAGGATGATGTTGATTGGAAAAAACGAATTTGAGCCGACCTGAATGTGATCCCGTTTTATCCGAGAAAGATATGGGATACAGAATTTACCAATGTATTGGGGGAACGCCTGAAACGTGAAGTTGTAAAAAAAGCACAGAGCAGGCAAAGTGCTGCACCTGACACAAAAGACGGGTATTTTTTCACATGTGCCGATCCTTTTAACCGTTTCGGTTTTCCAATGCCCCTGTCTGCCCGTGACAGGTGAGCAATGACTTCAATTTTTCAGTTA is drawn from Candidatus Scalindua sp. and contains these coding sequences:
- a CDS encoding B12-binding domain-containing radical SAM protein; translation: MIMRTLPAKRKVLLINPRKGWRPPLGLLYVASYLADAGYEVKVIEFIDENYNKKKNKKLWIELYKYDPDFIGFGVISWNRSVTGEIIQQIKATTKEKIVVCGGKDPSYVPEKYLAYGADAVVIGEGEETIVELLNAYNLQRGLEDVNGIAYQNGKDLVTTKYRDPKNLDTLLYPAFDLVEYAHYTNIRLGGIPGHFLKTGFMMANRGCPFGCKFCTENVRNVFRERTIDDIIGEIKWQVKNYKIKGLVFLDDLFYYKNERIIEFCKEILKEKIKLKIYAQTRVDKVDNPKILGLMKKAGFFQLALGIESGSPKILKMVNKGINVDQIKRGVKAINDAGIYSYSYMIIGLPGETMDDMEMTGNLLKEINSTFVAVNYYMPMPGTPLYSDEDDKRLDEVSYSLTENQTFRSSEVQNDLAYYRQLFQSTSEKNPNYNLFKYPGFFLFLAKVIFLHPFVLLKGLYIQKRKRTYSNYFEALRTSMINYRIYG
- a CDS encoding B12-binding domain-containing radical SAM protein, yielding MSVRCIVDNTVSHSEKKVASTLRDNDRIIMEESHTVLDRSRNRADKRVGNRIALIQPRKGGRPALGLLYIGAYLLDNQYEVRIFEFLDELYPPNVRYNRGIWRDLKNYDPDFVGFGVISSTFRITQRLISKVREEMPRKIIICGGKHATSNPNDLLFSGADFCTIGESEITIVELLDALNFQESLDAVKGIAYLRDRKITSTPQRSFLPMDYILRPAFELVDYEKYVDFRLQSIPGHYLRAGFIFGSRGCPYRCEFCTTNIRSSYRERSVDDLIDEIEWQINKFNIEGFVVLDDLFYFRESRTVEFCKKIIERNVKTKFFCHARVDKVKKETVELMKNAGVLLLAVGVESGSQKILDSMKKGITVEQIENAFEIYNEAGINTFAFIIVGHPEETDEDRKMTRALLTKIKATNVAVNYYMPMPGTPSFEFEISSAKFLVDRKGFKGFTYTTDYPEFSTTIPLDALKMVGDEFESLSVVDRNKNLFSYPGFILFLLKYILFHPLIFLEGFYLRYLAHKTHQMSPMAVIKDAIQFHMQKF
- a CDS encoding DegT/DnrJ/EryC1/StrS family aminotransferase, which codes for MLKAMSRTSVDLKTIEVISSLLQIVNTKKATCNDKVAELEKAYARYIGTKNAVAFPYSRTGTYYALKALGLEEGDEVILPAFTFWVDAAMVVMAGLKPVFVDVQFDTQSIDHRKITKAITARTKVIYPTHLNGLPADMDPIMKIAKKHNLRVVEDCARSCGATYKGKRIGSFDIGSFSFGYGKSFYGFGGAMVTSDDDGFISKLRDLKSDFSHISTKELCIQTIKGSLLKYLNLPYLYRFSLYPLVYQFQVKGKEEYAGRFRVKMPSYDSVPDSFKVDMNNVQARLGLSQLKRIDSTNRKRMENAEILSDQLSNIPGLHIPRDFTDRENVSVHYAIWTERSKELQRFLTIHKIDAQDETAIDTTTLERFKPYAKGKYPNAQKLHNKLIFLPTHISLGKKDMLYIAGKVKEFFGVK
- a CDS encoding radical SAM protein — encoded protein: MVKSNIKPEPFPLMVLKRILHKPARFPYFVQLDITNACNLTCKMCPIHHVGIEKTHIEYETFKKIIDRLEGVKEISLVGLGEPLTHPRILDSIKYCKAKGMIVKITSNGLLLNSDKKIREIILSGLDTISFSLESINGNSTDEIAHRDKEVLKNIKMFCALKEEMEVDTPKISFQTVLFKDREQDVYDVIEWGANNNIHRINVLRMHMYFDNGLERPGREKEKEVFREFSRLRKKYNVRIDCLQDQFFTGFMGFLYKHFKYFLRMDSCCTRLLDYPLINHDGDMLPCCVLPNSKFGNVLEEDINDIWHGDRINNFRRNHQKVKTCSKCDCWRVQQIVEDSVNNDQAKVTLK
- a CDS encoding radical SAM protein translates to MNKSITKKILKTALNIPAEFPRSAQIAITNLCNLDCTMCFKHFIKLDYKHMDIELFKQIIDKIEGVDTVSLCGYGEPLLHPKILDAIRYCKEKGFETQLTSNGMLLKPDRKIKDLITSDLDLVTFSLESIEEVNDIAHPNQSALENIKRLVELKKELNSKVPKITLQTLMIKSRERDIFDIIEWGALNGIDRVNVARFEKHNTLTNVERPTVREEKAIFRKFDQYRKQHNIRIDCIQDRVYTGINGILYKHFKRLLGMDRHCIRLHDFVYINVEGYVNPCCALVDNRMGNLCGEDLKQIWKSAKYKIFRKNYYKTPWCSGCDFARLRQIELN
- a CDS encoding NAD-dependent epimerase/dehydratase family protein, with translation MENSEKTNRALVIGGTGFIGSNLVRYLREKGNEVVIYHRKSSDLKNLIGLSWKSVLGDLSDKETVETSLENAMEGCEVVYNLAVCGSSLKRYQHMRDVINIRAARTIAKVARRVGGLRLIHVSSSSAVGYPDNDKIADETYTFNAYYDPYAISKYRGEKEVLKEVRNGLDAVVAIPCSTVGAHGMKNDQFRTFMSIAKGKLKVFPPGGLCLTNVNDLVRGLVQCYEKGLCGKRYILGGCNITYKQYLGEIASASSGKAPNIRLPKTLLLLLGLMVEIFSVIVKQDTDISKIVAMMVTKNLFYTSELAQRELGYTITDWKETIRLAVSKLHDIEKIDKKAERFKKPSLATP
- a CDS encoding nucleotidyltransferase family protein, translating into MTLQAVILAGGLGTRCGPLTLKTPKPMIPVIGKPYLEYQLQYLKRYKITDILLCVGYLGGQIQSHFGDGQSRDMSITYSFEENPLGTGGALKNAAKHLDNCFYLIYGDSFLPVNYSSIERRFFEVDKKVLMVVYDNRVDTSVPNNVSLDNRGMVTRYDKNRGNPVLQYVDAGVLALKKDILDSIPPDKEVSLEREIFPDYIAGQECAGFVTQERFYDIGTPERLRIFKDYVKQHYNERVHCKWRLV